The genome window CCGCACGAGGCGGCTCTTTTGGTAGGTGAGGCGCGCAAGCTCCACCTGAAGGCGGCCTTCCTTGGAGCGCGCGCGCTCGGCGAAGATTTCGAGGATGAGCCCGGTGCGGTCGAGCACCTTGGCGTTCCACGCCTTTTCGAGGTTGCGTTGCTGGATGGGCGTCAGCGGATGATCGACGATCGCCACGCTCACGCCTTCGGCTGCGATGATCGCGCCGATCTCCTCAACCTTGCCCGTGCCGAGCAGCGCCGCAGGCTTGATTTGCGCCAGCGGCACCGTGCCCGAAAAGGCAACATCGAGCCCGATGGCAATGGCGAGCCCCACGGCCTCTTCCAGCCTCTCTTCGCTCGAAAGCGCCAGAGCGAATGCGCCTTGCGGACCGCTCTGGCCCTTCAGCACCGGCACGATCACGATAGCGCGCGTCGCCCCGTCGTCATCGCCTGCCGTTGTTTCGCCGTCGTTGATGCCCGCGCGCTGCGCGGCTCGTTCACTGCGTTCGAGCGTTTTCAATGTCTGCTATCGATCCTGTACCTGATCTCCGTCCAAGAACGAAATGGGGCCGCCGGGCATGATTGTCGAGATGGCGTGCTTGTAGACAAGCTGCGAGTGACCGTCGCGGCGCAGGAGCACGCAGAAATTGTCGAACCACGTGACGATGCCTTGCAGCTTGACGCCGTTCACGAGGAAAATCGTAAGCGGGGTCTTGTTTTTCCGTACGTGATTGAGAAAAGCGTCCTGAAGGTTCTGTTGTTTCTCTGGAGGCATGACCTGTCCATTATTTTCTCGCGACACTGATGGCCGCTTGCCCAATACCCGCTATTTGCCCCTGTTAGCTCAGTTGGTTGCTGGCGCAACCCATCTCTGGCACCGCAACGCCGGCACCGCCACCTCCGATAGTCTGACGCTCTAAGTTAAAAGGTGGTGTGGCGTGGAGACTTCAGCCACTCCGTGGTAGGCCGCTCTCAAGCCGCTTGCGATCTCGCCCGGTTTCCCGTTTCCGATCGCGACCCCGTCGATTTTCACCACGGGCATCACAAGCCCGGATGCGGAGGTCTGGAAGGCTTCCCTAGCCGATTTGGCTTCCTCCACCGTGAAAGGCCGCTCTTCGTAGTGAAGACCACGCGCGCGGGCGGTTTCCATCGCAACCTCTCGCGTGATCCCTCGGAGGATACCAGACTCCGCAGAGCGCGTCACGAGCTTGCCATCGCCTGTTAAGATCCACGCGTTGCAGGATGCGCCTTCCGTGACGTAGCCCTTTTCGTCGACAAGCCAGGCCTCGTAGGCGCCCGCTTCGCGCGCCGCCTGCCTTGCGAGCGACTGCGCGAGAAGGCCGGTCGTCTTGATGTCGACGCGCTTCCAGCGGATGTCCGGCAGAGTGATCACCGCCACACCGACCGCCGCCTTCGCATCGCCCGCCTTGCGTGACAGCGAGCGCGCGAAGCACACTACGCCCGGTGCGTCGCCGGGGCTCGGAAAGGCGAAATCGCGCCGCGCCACACCGCGCGTGATCTGCAAATAAACGATGCCATTTCTGACGCGGTTGCGGCGAACGGTTTCGCGCAAAATGACACCCAGCGACCGCAGGCTCATCGGCTCGTCGATCCGCAGTTCCGAGAGCGACCGTTCGAGCCGCGCCATGTGGCGGCGCTCATCCACGAGATTGCCGTCGAGGATCTCGCACACTTCGTAAACGCCGTCCGCGAACTGAAACCCGCGATCTTCCACATGCACGCTCGCCTGCGCGTAGGGAACGTATTCGCCGTTTACATACACAACCCGCGTCATCGTCTGCCTTTCTTACGCGAAGGTGCGAGCCGCTTCTGTCGTCGATCGCAACTTCGCCACATGTCTGCTCGCGCCTGTCCCACCGGAACAGCGCGCACCTTTTCTCCGAAAGTGGCTCGCCGCGCAAGCCTGCTCGCAGGCAACGGGCATGCAACTTTACTGCCAACATGTATCGAGGGTGTGAAGGGACAAAAGACAGCCATCGTTCGACGGCTCCGAAGCTTCCGCCTCGCCTTCAGAGCGCTCCAGCTTTTGATGGAATCAAAAGCGCGCTCCTGTCCACTTTTACGGATCATGCCCTCATGCAGTGAATTTTACATTCGATCCGCATCCGCTGCTGGCACTTTCATCAAAATTCAAAACTGCTCTGCAATCAATTGGTTGCTGGTGCTCTCAAAGCGCATGCGTTTGCTATGTGGACCAGAAATATACGCCAGAGCACTAGTGACGGACCTCGCCGCCCCTTTCGTTGGAATTGACGCCAAGCGCGCGCAGCTTCCTGTGCAGCGCCGAGCGTTCCATGCCGACGAATTCCGCGGTGCGCGAGATGTTGCCGCCGAAGCGGTTGATCTGCGCCATGAGATATTCGCGTTCGAAGATTTCGCGTGCGTCGCGCAGCGGCAGCGACATGAGATGTTCACCGCCGGAGCCGTTCGACGATAAAGGGACGTTCGCGCCGATGTCGTCGGGCAGCATGTCGGCGGTGATGACCGCGTCCGGCTCGCCGGTAGACATGATCATGACACGTTCGACAATGTTGCGAAGCTGACGCACGTTCCCCTGCCATTCGTGGCTTTGCAGCACGGCCATGGCGTCGTCGCCGATGACGCGCGGCGGAAGGCCCGACGACGCCGCGATCTGCTTCACGAAGTGCTCCACGAGTTCCGGGATGTCTTCGCGCCGCTCGACAAGGGCCGAAACCCTCAGCGGCACCACGTTGAGGCGGTGGAAAAGATCCTGCCGGAAGCGCCCGGCCGCCATTTCGCGCTCAAGGTCGCGGCTGGTGGACGACACGAGGCGCACGTCGACCGACACTTTCGGGCCGCCGCCGATGCGCTGGAATTTCTGCTCCACGAGCACGCGCAGGAGCTTGCCCTGAGTCTCGACCGGCATGTCGGCCACTTCATCGATATAGAGCGTACCGTTATGCGCCTCTTCGAGCGCGCCGACCTTGCGCACCGTCGACCCGGTTTCCTCGACGCCGAAGAACTCAGTCTCCACGCGGTCGGCGGCCATGGACGCGGCATTCACGGCGACGAAGGGGCCGTTCGCGCGGCTCGAACTGGCGTGCAGATAGCGCGCGGCTAGCTCCTTGCCGGAGCCCTGCGGCCCCGTAATCATCACGCGGCTGTTCGTCGGCGCGACCTTCTGAATAGCCTGCCGCAGATGGTTCATCGCCGCGGATTTGCCGATCAGGTCGGAGCTGTAATAGCTCCTTTCCTTCAACTCGCGATTTTCGCGGCGGAGCTTGGACGCTTCGAGCGCGCGGGCCGTGACGAGCACGAGGCGATCCGCCTTGAACGGCTTCTCGATATATTCGTAAGCGCCGCGCTTGATGGCGGTGACGGCCGTTTCGATATTACCATGGCCGGATATGATGACCACCGGCAGCTCGGGATGGTTCTTCTTCACCCGGGCGAGCACTTCGAGCCCGTCGAGCTTCGACCCTTGCAGCCAGATGTCGAGGATGACGAGCGAGGGGCGGCGTTCCTCAATGGAGCGCAACGCTTCGTCGCTGTCCTTGGCGAGCCTCGTCTTGTGGCCCTCGTCTTCGAGGATGCCCGACACGAGTTCCCGGATATCGGCTTCGTCGTCGACGATCAGAATGTCTGACGCCATGGCTTGCTCCCTCTTCCCCTCAGCTTTGCAAATGGCTGTCGGCGAGCATCAGCTCCGCCTGGCCGTTCGTTCTCGCTTCGTCTTTTTCAGTTCGTTCCGCGCCGTGCGACACGGGGATCGTCATGCTGATCCGCGCGCCGTGGTCGCAGTTTTCAGTGACCGGAGCGTCGGCGAGTTCGAGCACCCCGCCGTGCTGCTCCGTAATTCTCTGCACGATGGCCAGACCGAGGCCCGTGCCCTTCTGCCGCGTCGTCACGTAGGGCTCGACAAGCCTGTGGCGGTTCTCCTTCGGCAGCCCCACACCTGTATCCACGACCTCGATGTCAAAGCGATGATCGATGAGCCTGAGCTTCGTCATCACGCGCCCTTTCCCGCTCTCGGGATTCGAAGCGCGGTACGCATCCACGGCCTCGCTCGCGTTCTTCACAAGATTGGTGACGGCCTGCGTGAGAAGCCGCCTGTCGCACAGCGCGATGAGCTTCTCCTTCGGCATGTCGAGCTTGTATTCGATGTCGGAGCGGCTCATCTGGAACAGAATCACCGCCTCTCGCACGACTTCGCGAATATCCTGCTCCTCGAAGACTGCCTGAGGCATGCGTGCGAACGACGAGAACTCATCCACCATGCGACCAATGTCACCCACGTGGCGGATGATGGTTTCCGTGCACTTCTCGAAAATTTCGCGATCATGCGTTATCGACGCGCCGTATTTGCGGCGGATGCGCTCGGCGGAAAGCTGGATCGGCGTCAGCGGATTCTTGATCTCGTGCGCGATGCGGCGCGCGACGTCGGCCCATGCGGAGGTTCGTTGCGCGACGGTCAGTTCGGTCACGTCGTCGAAGGTGAGGACGACGCCGAAATCGGCCTGATCGTCCTTCTCGCGCGTGACCTGGACGGCAAAATTCCGTTCGCCCGTCTCGCGCACGATGGTGATCTGGCCATGCACCGGCTTCGTCCGCGACTGGCGGCGGCCCTTCTCGATGACCTCGCCGAACTCCGGCACGGCCTCCACCAGCGGCTTGCCGATGACGCCATCATCGTCGGGAAGGCCCAGAAGTTCGAGGCCGGAGCGGTTGATGAGTTTGATGCAGCCCGCCGGATCGACGCCGATCACACCGGCTGTCACGCCCGAAAGCACCGCCTCAATGAAGCGGCGGCGCTCGTCGAGTTCGGAATTGGCGCTCATGATGTCGTCGCGCTGCGTCTTCAGGTCGACCGTCATCTGCTTGAACGTCTGGCCGAGGCGGCCGATGTCGTCGCGCGCGAACCCGTCATCGAACTGGACGTTCAGATTGCCCTGACTCACTTCCTGCGCCGCGCCGATGAGCTTCCTGATCGGCATGACGAGGCGGTTCGCGAAGACGAGGCCCGTCCAGATCGCCGACGCGAGCAACGTCAGCGCGAGGAGCACATACATCAGCGCGAACACGAACTGATATTGGGCGCGCGAATATTCGAGCTGCTGGAACTGGATGATGTTTTGCTGCGTGCGCTGGAGAAGGCGGAACACGTTCGGGTTCACCGGGCGCAGGGCATAGATGAACGCGTCTTCGAAGCCGTTCAGCTTCTTGATCGCGGCGACACCGTTAGCCAGATCCCACGAAAGTGGCACGATGCGCCCCTCCGCTGCCCGCGCGATGTCGGCGGGCGGCGGGGCCTTGTAGCGCGGGCCATCGGTCGACGACGCCGCGAGCAATTTCCCGCGCGAGTCGATGATGAAGGCCGCCGGCAGCGCGCGAAGGGACACAGCGGACGAGAAAAGGCGTTCGAACGCCGCCTTGTTCTCCGTGAAAAGCGCTGCCCCGATTTCGACCTCGCGCGCCACGTCCACGAGGTCGGAGCGGATCACCTGCCCGCTTTCCTGCAGATAGGACTGCGCGACCTCGACCGTGTTGTTGACGATGCTCTTGACGCGCGTGGAGAAGAAAGTGTCGAAGGTGCGGTCGATGGAGACGGTGGCGAAGACCGCGAGCAGCACCGCCGGAAACAGCGCCACGAAGCTGAACACCGCAGCGATGCGGAAGTGAAGCCCCGCGCCCGCCTCCCGTTTTCGCGCCTTCAGAAGCTGGACGACCTGGAAGCCGATGATGCCGATGATGATGGCGACGAACGAGGCGTTGATGCCGAGCGTCGACAAGACGACATTGTTCGTCGGGAAGATCGAGGTGAGGCCGTTGAGGATGAGGAACGTCGCGACGGAGGACGTAATGGCCGCGATCACGACGCCGAGCGAGAGCCAGAAGCGCAGTGCCTTGCCGAAAAGTCGTGCGTTTGCCACGCTTGCGAGTACCGCCCGCACCCGCGAAAACCCTGCATTCAAATGCGTCGGAATGCCTGCCGCCACGTGGTTTTGCCGCCCCTGTTGCTGTCTCGCATCGGTGCAGCCTGAGTTTGGGGAAATTGTGGCATATGCATCACATTTTAATGTGACCTGGTGTGGCCTGTGGGTTTCTACACCGATGGGTGGACTGCGGCGCACAACCCGCCCTGGTCGACGATGGTGGCTCGAATGGCAACAGACGACAACATGAATCGCGTCCGCGCGAAACGAAGCAGACAAGCGGGCGATTTCGTTGCAAACGCCGCTCCATCCCTTATCTTCGCGTGAGGAACAAGGGCGCAACCATGGCAACACTCCTGGACAACCGCGACGGCAAGCAGTCAGGCGCCCCGCGCCACCCGGAAAAGGCGCATCGGCCTGACACGCCCGTGCTTCGCAAGCCCGCATGGATCCGCGTGAAGGCGCCCGCTTCGGCGGGCTATGCGGGCACGGCGTCCATCGTTCGCGGCAACCGCCTCCACACGGTCTGCGAGGAAGCGGGCTGCCCCAACATCGGCGAGTGCTGGGAGAAGAAGCACGCCACCATGATGATCATGGGCGACACCTGCACGCGCGCCTGCGCCTTCTGCAACGTCAAGACCGGCATTCCCGGCGCGCTCGACGCAGCGGAACCGGAGAATGTGGCGCGCGCGGTGGCGACCCTCGGCCTCAATCATGTGGTCGTGACCTCGGTCGACCGCGACGACCTCGAAGATGGCGGCGCGGCCCATTTCGCCGCCACGATTCGCGCCATCCGAGCAGCGGCGCCCGCCACCACCATCGAAGTTCTGACGCCCGATTTCCTGAAGAAGGGCGCGCGCCCGCTCGAAACCGTCATTGCGGCGAAGCCCGACGTCTTCAACCACAATCTCGAAACCGTGCCCGGCCTCTACCTCACCATCAGGCCCGGCGCGCGTTATTTTCACTCGCTGCGGCTGCTCCAGCGCGCGAAGGAACTCGACCCGACCGTATTCACGAAGTCCGGCATCATGGTCGGCCTCGGCGAAAAGCGGAACGAGGTGCTTCAACTGATGGACGATTTGCGTTCGGCGGACGTGGACTTCCTCACCATCGGCCAATATCTCCAGCCGACGCGCAAGCATGCCGCCGTCGACCGCTTCGTGGAGCCCGCCGAGTTCGACAGCTACAAGGCACACGCCTACGCGAAGGGCTTCCTCATGGTGGCTTCGTCGCCGCTCACGCGCTCGTCCTACCTCGCGGGCGACGACTTCGCGAAGCTGAAAGCGGCGCGGCTTGCCAAAGCCGCCGACAACGCCTTACACAACGCCTCGTGAAGCACGTGCCGGCATGCGGCGAAATACCCTCTCGCCACGGCGGCGCGCGCGCCCCATCCAATGCCATGATGATTGCAGGCCGCATGGAACGCCTTCGGCCCCTCACTCAAGCCTGAGCCGCTGATGCCCCATTTCGAAACGACCCATCGCGTCCATCACACTGCGGAAAATATGTTCGCCCTCGTCGCGGACGTGGAGAGCTATCCCAAATTCCTGCCGCTATGCTCGGCGCTGCACATCGAGAAGCGCATCCCGGACGAAGACGGCGAGACGCTCATCGCGCGCATGACCGCGTCGTACAAGCTGTTCAGCGAGAGCTTCACCACAAGGGTGCGGCTCAAGCCCGAGAACCGCGTGATCATGGTCGATTACCTCGACGGGCCGTTCCGCAAGCTGGAAAACCGCTGGACATTCGTTCCGGGGCCGGATGGCACCTGCCGCATCCTCTTCTATCTCGACTACGAATTCCGCTCGCTGCCGTTGCAGATGCTGATGGGATCGGTGTTCGACAAGGCGTTCCGCAAGTTCTCGGCCGCGTTCGAGGACCGCGCCGACGCGATTTACGGTCGCCATCCGGGCGTCGCCGCCGCTAGCTGACGAAAACGCGTCCTGCACGGTTAAGCCGAGTTTCTCGCACTTTCGGTAGCACATCGACCACCTTCGAATGCGGTGAGTGTTCTTGCGTGGCGGCTTAAGGAGCTTGGGTTTGATCTGCCGGGCTGGCCAGCGCCTCCAGGATGAGCCCTAGCGCCGTCTCGACCGAGCGTGCCCGAACCTCAGCACGGCCGATATCGCCGAAGCGTTCATCGCGATGGAGCAGGCGAACGCCGTTGCCCGTCGTCCGCGCCGCCGCGAAATGCACCAGCCCCACGGGCTTCTCGGCGCTGCCGCCGTCCGGCCCCGCGACCCCGGTGATTGAAACCGCAATCCCTGCATGCGATCGGGCGAGCGCGCCTTTCGCCATGGCGAACGCGACCTCCTTCGACACCGCACCGTGCGCCGCGATCAGCGCGGGATCGACGCCGAGCATGTCGGCCTTAGCCTCGTTCGAATAGGTGACGAAGCCCCGGTCGAACGCGCTCGACGAGCCGGGCACCGCGGTCAGCGCGGCAGCAACAAGCCCGCCCGTGCATGATTCCGCCGTCGCGATGAAGAGCTGGTTCTCGCGCGCCTTCGCCAGCGCGTCTGCGGCCAATGCATAGGCCCGGCCGCTGAGTTCTTCCGCCATTCCCTGAGCCTCCGCTGCGGCGCACCAAGGTGTGCGGCGCCGCTTTATGCCAGAATATGGGGCACGCCCTGCGGTTCGTCAGCCTGGCCCACAGCGATCAAGCGCCGGGCGCTGGACGCGACCCCGCCTCAGCGCGCGGCGAACACCACGGTAGCGGACGCCAGCGCGGCGATGCCCTCGCGGCGGCCGGTGAAGCCGAGTTGCTCGCTCGTCGTCGCCTTGACGCTGACGCGCTCGATCTCAATGCCAAGGATTTCGGCCATCCGCGCGCGCATGGCGTCGCGATGCGGGCCGACCTTGGGGCGCTCGCAGATGAGCGTCACGTCGGCGTTGGTGATGCGTCCGCCCTTCTCCGCCACCAGGGCTACGGCGTGTTTCAGAAACACGGTCGAATCCATCGCGCGCCATTGCGGATCGGACGGCGGGAAATGATCGCCGATGTCGCCCGCGCCGATGGTGCCGTAAAGCGCGTCGGTGAGCGCGTGCAGCCCCGCGTCGCCATCCGAATGCGCCTTCAGTCCCTTGTCGTGCGGGATCTTGACGCCGCAAAGTGTGACGTGATCGCCATCCTCGAAAGCATGCACGTCGAAGCCCGAGCCGACGCGCACATCCGGCAGCGCCACTCCGCCGCTCGCGATCATATCCGCCATGACCAAATCCTCCGCAGTCGTGATCTTCATGTTTTCAGATGTGTTCGAGACGAGCGCCACGGAGAGGCCATGCCACTCCGCAATCGAGGCGTCGTCGGTGAAATCGGTGCGCTCGCCCGCCGCGCGATGAGCCGCCACGATCTTGTCGTAGATGAAGGTCTGCGGCGTCTGCGCGCGCCAGAGCCCTGCCCTGTCCACGGTGCCCGCGCTCCGGCCATCCTCGCCGCGCTTCAGCGTGTCGGTGACGGGTGCCGCCGCGATCGAACCATCGCTCGCATCGAGTGCCGCGATGGTGTCCGAGATGCAGGCCGCCGAAATGAAGGGCCGCGCGGCGTCGTGGATCAAAACCGCATGCGGTGTGTGCGCTTCGAGCGCATCGAGCCCCGCCTTAACGGAAAGTTGCCGCGTCGCGCCGCCGGGGACGGGTGGAAGCAGCTTGCTCGAGTCGAGCCCCGCCACCGCTTCCGCATAAAGCGCCTCGTCGCCCGCGCGCATCACCACGACAACGGCGGCGATTTCCGAATGGAAAAGAAAGGCTTCAAGCGTCCGCCGCAGGATCGGCTTGCCGCCCGCCAAGCAATATTGCTTCGGCCGCCCCTGTTTCTGCCCCGCACGGACACCGCTTCCCGCAGCCACGATCAGCGCCGCATTGACCGGCAAATGTTGGTCTTCTTCTTGCATGTTTGAACGAACCAAAAAGGAGGGAACGCGCCGAAACCTTATAAGCTGCCTCTAAAACCGCCAAGAGCTTTCGCGAGCCTTGAGATTTGCCTGCTGACACGGGGGCCGAATTTGCTACAATGCCTAGAACTTAGTCGATCTGCATTTCTGCCCAGCATTTGGGCAGGGCATGATGCAGCCTCGGCTAGCCTGCCACATTCATTGGACACGGCTAAATTGCTGAAATCTATGGCTCCCCGCGACAAGACGAAGAAGGCGTCCGACGCTGCCAAACCGCTCGATTTCAAGGCGCTGGTGCAGGGTCTGCCCCATGTGGTCGTCGTTGTCGATGCCACAAATCGCATCGTGTTCGCAAATTTCGCCGCCGAGAATTTCTTCGGCCTTGGCGAAGCGCTGCTGAAAAAGCGCGCATTGCCTGCGCTCGTGGCATTCGCCAACCCCTTGACTGCGCTCGCCGATCAGGTGCGCCACACGCGCGGCGCGGTGAACGAATATGAACTCGACCTGGCGATGCCGGACCGGCCAGCGCGCTCGGTGGACGTGTTCGCTTCGATTCTGAACGAACGCGAAGATTACGTGCTCCTGATGCTCCAGCAGCGCAACATGGCCGCGATGATCGAACGGCAGCTGACCCATCGCGGCGCCGCGCGTTCCGTGTCCGCCATGGCCGCCGTTCTCGCCCACGAGATCAAGAACCCGCTCTCCGGCATTCGCGGCGCGGCGCAGCTCCTCGAAGCGGGCGCGTCCGAGGAGGACCAGCCGCTCGCCCAGCTCATCACCGAGGAAACCGACCGCATCCGCGATCTCGTCGACCGCATGGAGGTGTTCGGCGACGAGCGCCCGGTGAGCAAGGACGCCGTCAACATTCATTCAGTGCTCGACCATGTGAAGCGCATCGCGCGTGCGGGCTTCGCGCGGCATATCACCATTCAGCAGAGTTTCGATCCGAGCCTGCCGTCCGTGCCCGGCAACCGCGACAAGCTCATTCAGGCGCTGCTCAACCTTGTGAAGAACAGCGCGGAAGCCATCGGCGACAAGAACGACGGCGTCATCACGTTGTCGACTGCCTTCCGTCCGGGGCTTTCGCTGCGTCTGCCAAATTCCGATTCGAGCGTGAAACTGCCGCTTGAAATCGGTGTGTCGGACAATGGCTCGGGCGTACCGGAAGACGTGAAGCCGCACCTGTTCGAGCCTTTCGTGACGACGAAGGCGAAGGGCGCGGGATTGGGCCTTGCACTCGTGGCGAAAATCGTCGGCGACCATGGCGGAGTGATCGAATGCGAATCGAGAAGCCGGCTGACAACCTTCCGTATGCTTCTTCCGATGTATCAGCCATCCGCGCGAAAGACCGGAGCGATATGATGGGCCGCGGAAACGTACTCATTGCGGACGACGACGCCGCCATCCGCACCGTCGTCAATCAAGCGCTCGCCCGCGCGGGCTACAGCGCGCGCGCGACGAGCAACGCCGCCACGCTGTGGAACTGGATCGCGCAGGGCGACGGCGACGTGGTCATTACCGACGTCATCATGCCGGACGAGAACGCGTTCGATCTCATTCCGCGCATCAAGAAAATCCGCCCGGAACTGCCGATCATCGTGATGAGCGCGCAAAACACGTTCATGACCGCCATCACGGCGGCCGAGCGCGGCGCCTATGAATATCTGCCGAAGCCGTTCGACCTGAAGGAGCTCGTCGCCGTTGT of Rhodomicrobium vannielii ATCC 17100 contains these proteins:
- a CDS encoding response regulator; amino-acid sequence: MMGRGNVLIADDDAAIRTVVNQALARAGYSARATSNAATLWNWIAQGDGDVVITDVIMPDENAFDLIPRIKKIRPELPIIVMSAQNTFMTAITAAERGAYEYLPKPFDLKELVAVVGRALREPKVAKSSMQAPTPRAKICR
- a CDS encoding CinA family protein encodes the protein MAEELSGRAYALAADALAKARENQLFIATAESCTGGLVAAALTAVPGSSSAFDRGFVTYSNEAKADMLGVDPALIAAHGAVSKEVAFAMAKGALARSHAGIAVSITGVAGPDGGSAEKPVGLVHFAAARTTGNGVRLLHRDERFGDIGRAEVRARSVETALGLILEALASPADQTQAP
- a CDS encoding D-amino-acid transaminase is translated as MTRVVYVNGEYVPYAQASVHVEDRGFQFADGVYEVCEILDGNLVDERRHMARLERSLSELRIDEPMSLRSLGVILRETVRRNRVRNGIVYLQITRGVARRDFAFPSPGDAPGVVCFARSLSRKAGDAKAAVGVAVITLPDIRWKRVDIKTTGLLAQSLARQAAREAGAYEAWLVDEKGYVTEGASCNAWILTGDGKLVTRSAESGILRGITREVAMETARARGLHYEERPFTVEEAKSAREAFQTSASGLVMPVVKIDGVAIGNGKPGEIASGLRAAYHGVAEVSTPHHLLT
- a CDS encoding sigma-54-dependent transcriptional regulator: MASDILIVDDEADIRELVSGILEDEGHKTRLAKDSDEALRSIEERRPSLVILDIWLQGSKLDGLEVLARVKKNHPELPVVIISGHGNIETAVTAIKRGAYEYIEKPFKADRLVLVTARALEASKLRRENRELKERSYYSSDLIGKSAAMNHLRQAIQKVAPTNSRVMITGPQGSGKELAARYLHASSSRANGPFVAVNAASMAADRVETEFFGVEETGSTVRKVGALEEAHNGTLYIDEVADMPVETQGKLLRVLVEQKFQRIGGGPKVSVDVRLVSSTSRDLEREMAAGRFRQDLFHRLNVVPLRVSALVERREDIPELVEHFVKQIAASSGLPPRVIGDDAMAVLQSHEWQGNVRQLRNIVERVMIMSTGEPDAVITADMLPDDIGANVPLSSNGSGGEHLMSLPLRDAREIFEREYLMAQINRFGGNISRTAEFVGMERSALHRKLRALGVNSNERGGEVRH
- the hfq gene encoding RNA chaperone Hfq, with product MPPEKQQNLQDAFLNHVRKNKTPLTIFLVNGVKLQGIVTWFDNFCVLLRRDGHSQLVYKHAISTIMPGGPISFLDGDQVQDR
- the lipA gene encoding lipoyl synthase, producing the protein MRNKGATMATLLDNRDGKQSGAPRHPEKAHRPDTPVLRKPAWIRVKAPASAGYAGTASIVRGNRLHTVCEEAGCPNIGECWEKKHATMMIMGDTCTRACAFCNVKTGIPGALDAAEPENVARAVATLGLNHVVVTSVDRDDLEDGGAAHFAATIRAIRAAAPATTIEVLTPDFLKKGARPLETVIAAKPDVFNHNLETVPGLYLTIRPGARYFHSLRLLQRAKELDPTVFTKSGIMVGLGEKRNEVLQLMDDLRSADVDFLTIGQYLQPTRKHAAVDRFVEPAEFDSYKAHAYAKGFLMVASSPLTRSSYLAGDDFAKLKAARLAKAADNALHNAS
- a CDS encoding sensor histidine kinase NtrY-like, producing the protein MANARLFGKALRFWLSLGVVIAAITSSVATFLILNGLTSIFPTNNVVLSTLGINASFVAIIIGIIGFQVVQLLKARKREAGAGLHFRIAAVFSFVALFPAVLLAVFATVSIDRTFDTFFSTRVKSIVNNTVEVAQSYLQESGQVIRSDLVDVAREVEIGAALFTENKAAFERLFSSAVSLRALPAAFIIDSRGKLLAASSTDGPRYKAPPPADIARAAEGRIVPLSWDLANGVAAIKKLNGFEDAFIYALRPVNPNVFRLLQRTQQNIIQFQQLEYSRAQYQFVFALMYVLLALTLLASAIWTGLVFANRLVMPIRKLIGAAQEVSQGNLNVQFDDGFARDDIGRLGQTFKQMTVDLKTQRDDIMSANSELDERRRFIEAVLSGVTAGVIGVDPAGCIKLINRSGLELLGLPDDDGVIGKPLVEAVPEFGEVIEKGRRQSRTKPVHGQITIVRETGERNFAVQVTREKDDQADFGVVLTFDDVTELTVAQRTSAWADVARRIAHEIKNPLTPIQLSAERIRRKYGASITHDREIFEKCTETIIRHVGDIGRMVDEFSSFARMPQAVFEEQDIREVVREAVILFQMSRSDIEYKLDMPKEKLIALCDRRLLTQAVTNLVKNASEAVDAYRASNPESGKGRVMTKLRLIDHRFDIEVVDTGVGLPKENRHRLVEPYVTTRQKGTGLGLAIVQRITEQHGGVLELADAPVTENCDHGARISMTIPVSHGAERTEKDEARTNGQAELMLADSHLQS
- a CDS encoding two-component system sensor histidine kinase NtrB produces the protein MLKSMAPRDKTKKASDAAKPLDFKALVQGLPHVVVVVDATNRIVFANFAAENFFGLGEALLKKRALPALVAFANPLTALADQVRHTRGAVNEYELDLAMPDRPARSVDVFASILNEREDYVLLMLQQRNMAAMIERQLTHRGAARSVSAMAAVLAHEIKNPLSGIRGAAQLLEAGASEEDQPLAQLITEETDRIRDLVDRMEVFGDERPVSKDAVNIHSVLDHVKRIARAGFARHITIQQSFDPSLPSVPGNRDKLIQALLNLVKNSAEAIGDKNDGVITLSTAFRPGLSLRLPNSDSSVKLPLEIGVSDNGSGVPEDVKPHLFEPFVTTKAKGAGLGLALVAKIVGDHGGVIECESRSRLTTFRMLLPMYQPSARKTGAI
- a CDS encoding type II toxin-antitoxin system RatA family toxin, which gives rise to MPHFETTHRVHHTAENMFALVADVESYPKFLPLCSALHIEKRIPDEDGETLIARMTASYKLFSESFTTRVRLKPENRVIMVDYLDGPFRKLENRWTFVPGPDGTCRILFYLDYEFRSLPLQMLMGSVFDKAFRKFSAAFEDRADAIYGRHPGVAAAS
- a CDS encoding bifunctional 2-C-methyl-D-erythritol 4-phosphate cytidylyltransferase/2-C-methyl-D-erythritol 2,4-cyclodiphosphate synthase, whose amino-acid sequence is MQEEDQHLPVNAALIVAAGSGVRAGQKQGRPKQYCLAGGKPILRRTLEAFLFHSEIAAVVVVMRAGDEALYAEAVAGLDSSKLLPPVPGGATRQLSVKAGLDALEAHTPHAVLIHDAARPFISAACISDTIAALDASDGSIAAAPVTDTLKRGEDGRSAGTVDRAGLWRAQTPQTFIYDKIVAAHRAAGERTDFTDDASIAEWHGLSVALVSNTSENMKITTAEDLVMADMIASGGVALPDVRVGSGFDVHAFEDGDHVTLCGVKIPHDKGLKAHSDGDAGLHALTDALYGTIGAGDIGDHFPPSDPQWRAMDSTVFLKHAVALVAEKGGRITNADVTLICERPKVGPHRDAMRARMAEILGIEIERVSVKATTSEQLGFTGRREGIAALASATVVFAAR